The genomic segment TGATTTCCGCCGGCTCGTTCTCGCCGAAATCCGCGATCTGACGGCAACCGACGAGGAATATCGTGAGGAAGTCCGCGCGATGCTGGGGGTCGACACCCCATGAGACACCTTTCCGATTCCGGCCTACGGCGGCTGCAGAGCGTTCTCGGCGAGCCGGATCTAAGCGGCACCAAGTACGAATTGCAGGAACGAATCGGCGCCGGCGGGATGGCTACCGTTTATCGTGGCTGCGACAAAGAACTCAACCGCGTGGTGGCGATCAAAGTTGTTTCGCTGCTCGATGCAAGCGGCGAACTGTCCCGCCGCATGCTGCATGAGGCGCGTATCGTGGCGCAACTCGAACATCCAGGGGTCGTGCCAATCCACGATGTCGGTCAGTTGCCTGACGGCCGCGCCTTTTACGCGATGAAGTATGTGGAAGGGAAGACTCTGGAATCCTCTGCGATCGCGAAGTTGAGTTTTGCCGATCGCCTGCGAATCTTCCTCAAAGTGTGTGAATCTCTCGCCTTCGCCCACTCGCGCGGCATCATTCATCGCGACCTCAAACCCGGAAATATCATGATCGGCGCCTTCGGCGAGGTGCTGGTTATGGACTGGGGGATTGCTTGGGCGGCTGATACGGCACAGGCCGAACCGCCGGCGACACCTAAT from the Candidatus Zixiibacteriota bacterium genome contains:
- a CDS encoding serine/threonine protein kinase codes for the protein MRHLSDSGLRRLQSVLGEPDLSGTKYELQERIGAGGMATVYRGCDKELNRVVAIKVVSLLDASGELSRRMLHEARIVAQLEHPGVVPIHDVGQLPDGRAFYAMKYVEGKTLESSAIAKLSFADRLRIFLKVCESLAFAHSRGIIHRDLKPGNIMIGAFGEVLVMDWGIAWAADTAQAEPPATPNDPIASSRPNGTALGTVIGTPAFMSPEQARGEVHRIDARSDIYSLGAVLYFLLTGRAPFGGPDGIVIREQVVGGSFKPPRQLNRSISRALEAVCLKAMARNPEMRYATVIQLAADIAAFLDGREVSAYRENLFERFWRWANRNKVIVLIVIGYMVIRSIIYFFLGS